In Simplicispira sp. 125, one DNA window encodes the following:
- a CDS encoding sodium:solute symporter family protein, producing MELQTTIYIFVGLSFALYLGIAVWARAGSTSEFYAAGGSVHPVTNGMATAADWMSAASFISMAGLISNMGYGGALFLMGWTGGYVLLAMLLAPYLRKFGKFTVPQFIGDRFYSKGASTIAVMCLLVASLTYIIGQMTGVGIAFARFLGVSSDTGIYVGMAIVFAYAVFGGMKGITYTQVAQYIVLILAYTVPAVFISLQLTGNPIPQLGLGSNLVDHNVSLLATLDKVVTDLGFGKYTTQLPGSMLNMFMYTLSLMIGTAGLPHVIMRFFTVPSVKDARSSAGWALIFIAILYTTAPAVAAMAKTNLIRTITPGVVMNDADPFGPEASIKYEARPDWMKRWEKTGLLKFADKNGDGRIQYYNDKTKNAAVLDKAAAAGWKGNELTVNDDIIVLANPEIALLPNWVIALVAAGGLAAALSTAAGLLMAISSAVSHDLIKGVFNPSISEKNELLAGKVSMAVAIVVAGYLGLNPPGFAAGTVALAFGIAASSLFPAIMMGIFSKKMNKEGAMAGMLAGLFFTLFYVFAHKGVFFIKGTEYLGLIGGANSFFGITPEAIGAVGAGVNFLVAFLVDKVTAPPPAHIQAMVEAVRIPRGSKTVSGAH from the coding sequence ATGGAACTCCAAACCACCATTTATATTTTCGTCGGGTTGAGCTTTGCGCTCTACCTCGGCATCGCCGTATGGGCGCGTGCCGGATCGACGAGCGAGTTCTATGCAGCTGGCGGCAGCGTGCACCCCGTCACCAACGGTATGGCGACGGCCGCCGACTGGATGAGTGCTGCTTCGTTCATCTCCATGGCCGGCCTGATCTCCAACATGGGCTACGGCGGCGCGCTGTTCCTCATGGGCTGGACGGGCGGTTACGTGCTGCTGGCCATGCTGCTGGCACCTTACCTGCGCAAGTTCGGCAAGTTCACGGTACCCCAGTTCATTGGTGATCGCTTTTACTCCAAGGGCGCCAGCACCATTGCTGTGATGTGCCTGCTGGTCGCCTCGCTGACCTACATCATTGGCCAGATGACAGGCGTTGGCATTGCATTTGCGCGATTCTTGGGCGTGTCCAGCGATACCGGCATTTACGTGGGCATGGCCATTGTGTTTGCCTACGCCGTGTTTGGCGGCATGAAGGGCATCACCTACACCCAGGTGGCGCAATACATCGTGCTGATCCTGGCCTATACCGTGCCTGCCGTGTTCATCTCGTTGCAGCTCACGGGCAACCCCATTCCCCAGCTGGGCTTGGGTTCCAACCTGGTGGACCATAACGTGTCTTTGCTGGCCACGCTCGACAAGGTCGTGACCGATCTGGGCTTTGGCAAGTACACGACGCAACTGCCCGGCAGCATGCTGAACATGTTCATGTACACACTGTCGCTGATGATTGGTACCGCTGGTTTGCCGCACGTCATCATGCGATTCTTTACCGTTCCTTCGGTGAAGGATGCACGTAGCTCGGCCGGTTGGGCGCTGATCTTCATTGCCATTCTGTACACCACGGCTCCTGCTGTGGCGGCCATGGCCAAGACCAACCTGATCCGCACGATCACGCCCGGCGTGGTGATGAACGATGCCGATCCGTTTGGCCCCGAAGCCAGCATCAAGTACGAAGCCCGTCCTGACTGGATGAAGCGCTGGGAGAAGACCGGTCTGCTGAAGTTTGCTGACAAAAACGGTGACGGCCGCATCCAGTACTACAACGACAAGACCAAGAACGCCGCCGTGCTCGACAAGGCTGCAGCTGCAGGCTGGAAAGGCAACGAATTGACCGTGAACGACGACATCATTGTGTTGGCCAATCCGGAAATCGCGCTGCTGCCTAACTGGGTGATCGCTTTGGTAGCTGCGGGTGGTTTGGCTGCGGCGCTGTCGACGGCTGCAGGTCTGCTGATGGCCATTTCCTCGGCCGTGTCGCATGACCTGATCAAGGGCGTGTTCAACCCCAGCATCAGCGAGAAGAACGAGCTGCTGGCGGGTAAGGTGTCCATGGCCGTAGCCATTGTGGTGGCTGGCTATCTGGGCCTGAATCCGCCCGGCTTTGCGGCCGGTACCGTGGCCCTGGCCTTTGGTATTGCAGCCAGCTCGCTGTTCCCCGCCATCATGATGGGTATTTTCAGCAAGAAGATGAACAAGGAAGGCGCCATGGCCGGCATGCTGGCGGGCCTGTTCTTCACCTTGTTCTATGTGTTCGCACACAAGGGCGTGTTCTTCATCAAGGGCACGGAATACCTCGGCCTGATTGGTGGCGCCAACAGCTTCTTCGGTATCACGCCAGAAGCCATTGGTGCGGTTGGTGCCGGGGTGAACTTCCTGGTTGCCTTCCTGGTGGACAAGGTGACGGCACCGCCACCAGCGCATATCCAGGCCATGGTGGAGGCCGTGCGCATTCCCCGCGGCTCCAAGACGGTGTCGGGTGCGCACTAA
- a CDS encoding DUF4212 domain-containing protein, with protein sequence MKEDKSSHAYWKATLSLLTRILIIWFVVSFGAGILFADLLNSIKLGGYPLGFWFAQQGSIYIFIALIFYYAKKMGDIDRQFDVHED encoded by the coding sequence ATGAAGGAAGACAAAAGTAGTCACGCCTACTGGAAAGCCACGCTAAGCTTGCTAACCAGGATTCTGATCATCTGGTTTGTGGTGTCGTTTGGCGCGGGGATTCTGTTTGCCGATCTGCTCAATAGCATCAAGTTGGGCGGTTATCCATTGGGGTTCTGGTTTGCACAACAGGGCTCTATCTACATCTTCATTGCGCTGATTTTCTATTACGCCAAGAAGATGGGCGACATTGACCGCCAGTTCGACGTACACGAAGACTGA
- a CDS encoding CatA-like O-acetyltransferase, whose translation MPPIPESYLPQPIDPASLPGWLGWSLPFFSEPVLQNPHIDLTLQLDVSNAFAQYQGLSQDSEQASFFAFLVWHLAQTLAQHPSFNLRRVNGDWYVLHNPPIFIPVAVGGDARFRDLVLENAYQQDLPTFLENYHNMLALARSPAGLPPCASETYCLAHFMGNLPHLRFSGLTLHWRADQSLGQSSFYFGQRYAEGGRTLIPLAVRMHHSCTDPFVLNGLIADFQRRFAPQAD comes from the coding sequence ATGCCCCCCATCCCAGAGTCGTATCTTCCGCAACCCATTGATCCCGCTTCATTGCCAGGATGGCTGGGCTGGTCGCTGCCGTTTTTCAGCGAACCGGTGCTGCAAAACCCGCATATCGATCTGACCTTGCAGCTGGATGTCAGCAACGCTTTTGCACAGTACCAGGGGCTATCGCAGGACAGCGAGCAGGCGTCTTTTTTTGCCTTTTTGGTCTGGCATCTCGCACAGACCCTGGCGCAACACCCCTCGTTCAACCTGCGCCGCGTCAATGGCGACTGGTATGTCTTGCACAATCCGCCGATTTTCATCCCCGTGGCCGTGGGCGGCGACGCACGGTTTCGAGATCTGGTTCTGGAAAACGCCTACCAGCAGGATTTGCCGACGTTCCTGGAGAACTACCACAACATGCTCGCCCTGGCGCGCTCGCCCGCAGGCTTGCCGCCCTGCGCCAGTGAAACTTATTGCCTCGCGCATTTCATGGGTAATTTGCCCCATTTGCGGTTTTCCGGCCTGACGCTGCATTGGCGGGCTGACCAGTCGCTGGGGCAGAGCAGTTTCTATTTTGGCCAGCGTTACGCCGAAGGTGGGCGCACGCTGATTCCGCTGGCGGTGCGGATGCACCACAGCTGCACCGATCCCTTTGTCCTCAATGGGCTGATCGCCGATTTTCAGCGGCGCTTTGCACCACAGGCGGACTGA
- the uvrA gene encoding excinuclease ABC subunit UvrA: MTQGQIRIRGARQHNLKDLDLDIRTGELTVVTGPSGSGKSSLVFDTLYAEGQRRYVETFSAYARQFLDRMDKPAVDKVEGVPPAIAIDQTNPVRSSRSTVGTMTELNDHLKLLFARAAQLFDRQTAQPVRHDSPETIYAELQRRAQADDPRLVVTFPVELPANTSAEQLAQWLSASGFTKIQAERDVEGVTSEASGRPKQASAPSGGSEPHAVGSVGAVKILDVVADRFRIGTVESARAIEAIEVALKRGSGRMNVYRLRDEDAPEVWKFSTGLHCPDSDLRYSEPLPSMFSFNSAAGACDTCRGFGRVIGVDYGLVIPDEKKTLRTGAIKAIQTPAWKECQDDLMRHAETAGIPRDTSWHRLTPEQKHWVIEGSPHWNGKWNQQWYGIKRFFEYLETKAYKMHIRVLLSKYRSYTPCPVCAGARLKTDSLLWRIGSKENADTVLDPAKRFMPQGVQWTRAQLEALPGLCLHDLMLLPIDRLRQFFERMAASADMLNAPEKIAGDALSMSVAGHFDRKDTAATGEVQALKLLHGEIGTRLKYLSDVGIGYLTLDRQSRTLSGGEVQRINLTTALGTSLVNTLFVLDEPSIGLHPRDMHRITQAMLRLRDAGNTLVVVEHDPAVMLAADRVLDFGPGPGERGGYIVFDGTPDALRSADTLTGQYLGGRKHVGQPFARRVTDSTPRLILEGAREHNLQNVSVEFPLQRLVTVTGVSGSGKSSLIQDVLAPALMRHFGKATDTPGAHDRLLGADHLSDVVFVDQSPIGKTARSNPVSYVGAWDAVRELFALAPLARQRGYTQTKFSFNNGDGRCPTCGGSGFEHVEMQFLSDVYLRCLDCDGKRYRPEILEVTIERGVRRLNVADVLDLTVSEAIALFAGDRDVLRALQPIAEVGLEYVKLGQPVPTLSGGEAQRLKLAGFLAEAARSQAKSRQMLARKGTLFLFDEPTTGLHFDDIAKLMRAFGRLLDAGHSLIVIEHNLDVIGASDWLIDLGPEGGEAGGWVVAQGSPADVREHPHSHTGAALRDYAQAIGAAGAPGHAVHEKTSLLLKEELAARSLKARKAKNSIEIINAREHNLRSLSVEIPRGQFNVITGVSGSGKSTLAFDILFNEGQRRYLESLNAYARSIVQPAGRPEVDAVYGIPPTVAIEQRLSRGGRKSTVGTTTEVWHYLRLLYVKLGVQHCTRDGAAVQPQTPDGIAAQLLKNFRGQHIGLLAPLVVARKGVYTELADWARPRGHTHLRVDGEFLPTSGFPRLDRFKEHSIELPVMSLDVSPANEPLLRTALAQALTHGKGVVQVLSHLNSLREAMAAGSSTAGIGRVQTFSAKRACPVCSTSYAELDPRLFSYNSKHGWCPDCVGTGVKLTKEQRKVFDDSVLADDQKGREQTFAEPEVDDVQDAACPTCEGTRLNATARAVRFGADAATGHPGWAITDIARLSVSDIRAWVQQLALSGREADIARDLIPEIKGRLEFLEEVGLGYLTLDRGAPTLSGGEAQRIRLAAQLGSNLQGVCYVLDEPTIGLHARDNQILLRALHQLSSKGNTLVVVEHDEDTIRAADHVIDIGPGAGKRGGTLVAQGTVQDVTAAEHSQTGRYLLHAMRHPLQLRRSMEVNAPKLIANSALPESAGGQKDLQSIGPAHWLVVQGAYLHNLHQVTARVPLQRLVAVTGVSGSGKSTLARDVLLANVQAWVQQRSTKAGRDAMDAGKAPALVGCLGLSGFETIDRVLEVDQTPIGKTPRSCPATYIGFWDTVRKLFAETLEAKARGYAAGRFSFNTGTGRCATCEGQGIRTIAMSFLPDVKVPCEACHGARFNPETLAVTWRGKSIGDVLQMEVDEAVAFFASMPAIAHPLQLLKDVGLGYLTLGQPSPTLSGGEAQRIKLVTELTKVRDEIGRRGQKAPHTFYVLDEPTVGLHMADVDKLIRVLHRLVDGGHSVVVIEHDLDVIAEADWVIDLGPEGGREGGRIVAATTPEALVSLGTHTGVALAPVLAR; this comes from the coding sequence ATGACCCAGGGACAGATCCGCATCCGCGGCGCGCGACAGCACAACCTCAAGGATCTGGATCTGGATATCCGGACCGGCGAACTCACGGTGGTTACCGGCCCCAGTGGCTCGGGCAAGTCCAGCCTGGTGTTCGACACCTTGTACGCCGAGGGCCAGCGCCGCTATGTGGAAACCTTCAGCGCCTATGCGCGGCAGTTTCTCGACCGCATGGACAAGCCCGCCGTGGACAAGGTGGAAGGCGTGCCTCCGGCCATCGCCATCGACCAGACCAACCCGGTGCGCAGTTCGCGCTCTACCGTGGGCACGATGACGGAGCTGAACGACCACCTCAAGCTGTTGTTTGCGCGGGCCGCCCAGCTGTTTGACCGCCAGACCGCCCAGCCCGTACGGCACGACTCTCCCGAGACCATCTACGCCGAGCTCCAGAGGCGCGCGCAAGCGGACGATCCCCGCCTAGTGGTGACGTTTCCGGTTGAACTTCCCGCCAACACCAGCGCCGAGCAACTGGCGCAGTGGTTGTCGGCCAGTGGCTTTACCAAAATCCAGGCAGAGCGTGACGTCGAGGGTGTGACGAGCGAAGCGTCGGGCCGCCCCAAGCAAGCGAGCGCCCCCTCGGGGGGCAGTGAACCCCACGCAGTGGGGAGCGTGGGGGCCGTCAAGATTCTCGACGTCGTGGCGGACCGCTTTCGTATCGGCACGGTGGAGAGTGCGCGCGCCATTGAGGCGATTGAAGTCGCCCTCAAGCGCGGCAGTGGGCGCATGAACGTGTACCGGCTCAGGGATGAAGACGCCCCCGAGGTGTGGAAATTCTCCACCGGCCTGCACTGCCCCGACAGCGATCTGCGCTACAGCGAACCGCTGCCGTCCATGTTCTCTTTCAATTCAGCGGCAGGGGCCTGCGACACCTGCCGGGGTTTTGGCCGCGTGATCGGGGTGGACTACGGCCTAGTCATTCCGGACGAGAAGAAGACGCTGCGCACGGGCGCGATCAAGGCCATCCAGACGCCGGCATGGAAAGAATGCCAGGATGACCTGATGCGCCATGCAGAAACCGCGGGCATCCCGCGCGATACCTCGTGGCACCGGCTGACCCCCGAGCAAAAGCACTGGGTGATCGAAGGCTCGCCCCACTGGAACGGCAAGTGGAACCAGCAGTGGTACGGTATCAAGCGTTTCTTTGAGTACCTGGAGACCAAGGCCTACAAGATGCACATCCGTGTGCTGCTGTCCAAGTACCGCAGCTACACGCCGTGCCCGGTGTGCGCAGGCGCGCGCCTCAAGACCGATAGCCTGCTCTGGCGCATCGGCAGCAAAGAGAACGCCGACACCGTGCTCGACCCCGCGAAACGCTTCATGCCCCAGGGCGTGCAGTGGACACGCGCGCAGCTCGAAGCCCTGCCAGGCCTGTGCCTGCACGACCTGATGCTGCTGCCCATCGACCGTTTGCGCCAGTTCTTCGAGCGTATGGCCGCGAGTGCGGACATGTTGAATGCTCCTGAAAAAATAGCTGGTGACGCTCTTTCTATGAGCGTTGCAGGCCATTTTGATAGAAAAGATACCGCCGCCACGGGAGAGGTCCAGGCGCTCAAGCTCCTGCACGGGGAAATCGGCACGCGCCTGAAATACCTCAGCGATGTGGGTATCGGCTACCTCACGCTGGACCGGCAAAGCCGCACGCTCTCGGGCGGCGAGGTGCAGCGCATCAACCTCACCACGGCGCTGGGCACTTCGCTGGTCAACACCTTGTTTGTGCTGGACGAGCCTAGCATCGGCCTGCACCCGCGCGACATGCACCGCATCACCCAGGCCATGCTGCGCCTGCGCGATGCGGGCAACACCCTGGTGGTGGTCGAGCACGACCCGGCCGTCATGCTGGCGGCCGACCGCGTGCTCGACTTTGGCCCCGGCCCCGGCGAGCGCGGCGGGTATATCGTGTTCGATGGCACGCCCGACGCGCTGCGCAGCGCCGACACCCTTACCGGCCAGTACCTGGGCGGGCGCAAACACGTGGGCCAGCCCTTTGCGCGCCGCGTGACGGATTCCACGCCACGCCTGATCCTCGAAGGCGCGCGCGAGCACAACCTGCAGAACGTGTCGGTCGAATTCCCGCTGCAGCGCCTCGTCACCGTGACGGGTGTCAGCGGCTCGGGCAAGTCCAGCCTGATCCAGGACGTGCTGGCCCCGGCGCTCATGCGCCACTTTGGCAAGGCCACCGACACCCCGGGCGCACACGACCGCCTGCTGGGCGCCGACCACCTGAGCGACGTGGTGTTTGTCGACCAGTCGCCCATTGGCAAGACGGCGCGCTCCAACCCCGTCAGCTACGTGGGCGCGTGGGATGCCGTGCGGGAATTGTTCGCCTTGGCGCCGCTGGCCCGCCAGCGCGGCTACACCCAGACCAAGTTCAGCTTCAACAACGGCGACGGGCGTTGCCCCACCTGCGGCGGCTCGGGCTTCGAGCATGTGGAGATGCAGTTCCTCAGCGACGTCTACCTGCGCTGCCTCGACTGCGACGGCAAGCGCTACCGCCCCGAGATCCTTGAAGTGACCATCGAGCGCGGCGTGCGCCGTCTGAACGTGGCCGATGTGCTCGACCTCACGGTGAGCGAGGCCATCGCCCTGTTTGCGGGTGACCGCGATGTGCTGCGTGCGCTGCAGCCGATTGCCGAAGTGGGGCTGGAATACGTCAAGCTGGGCCAGCCCGTGCCCACGTTGTCGGGCGGCGAGGCCCAGCGCCTCAAGCTGGCCGGTTTTCTGGCCGAGGCGGCGCGCTCGCAGGCCAAGTCGCGCCAGATGCTGGCGCGCAAGGGCACGCTGTTTTTATTCGACGAGCCCACCACCGGCCTGCACTTTGACGACATCGCCAAACTGATGCGCGCCTTTGGGCGGCTGCTCGATGCCGGGCATTCGCTCATCGTCATCGAGCACAACCTGGACGTGATTGGCGCCAGTGACTGGCTGATCGACCTGGGCCCCGAGGGCGGTGAAGCCGGGGGCTGGGTGGTGGCCCAGGGGTCGCCCGCCGATGTGCGCGAGCACCCCCACTCGCACACGGGCGCAGCCCTGCGCGATTACGCCCAGGCCATTGGCGCGGCAGGTGCCCCGGGCCATGCGGTGCACGAGAAAACGTCGCTGCTATTGAAAGAAGAGCTGGCGGCGCGCTCCCTGAAAGCGCGAAAGGCCAAAAACAGCATAGAAATCATCAACGCCCGCGAACACAACCTGCGCTCTTTGAGCGTGGAGATCCCGCGCGGCCAATTCAACGTCATCACCGGCGTCAGCGGTTCGGGCAAGTCCACGCTGGCGTTCGACATTCTGTTCAACGAAGGCCAGCGCCGCTACCTCGAATCCCTCAACGCCTATGCGCGCTCCATCGTGCAACCCGCAGGGCGGCCCGAGGTGGATGCCGTCTACGGCATTCCGCCCACGGTGGCCATCGAGCAGCGCCTGAGCCGGGGCGGGCGCAAGAGCACCGTGGGCACCACCACCGAGGTCTGGCACTACCTGCGGCTGCTCTACGTCAAGCTGGGGGTGCAGCACTGCACGCGCGATGGTGCGGCGGTGCAGCCGCAAACGCCCGACGGCATTGCCGCGCAGTTGCTGAAGAACTTCCGGGGCCAGCACATCGGCCTGCTCGCACCCCTGGTGGTGGCGCGCAAGGGCGTCTACACCGAGCTGGCCGACTGGGCGCGCCCGCGCGGCCACACCCACCTGCGGGTGGATGGCGAGTTTCTGCCCACCAGCGGTTTCCCGCGCCTGGACCGTTTCAAGGAGCACTCCATCGAGCTGCCCGTGATGAGCCTGGACGTCTCGCCCGCCAACGAGCCGCTGCTGCGCACGGCGCTGGCGCAGGCGCTCACGCACGGCAAGGGCGTGGTGCAGGTGCTCTCGCACCTGAACAGCCTGCGCGAAGCCATGGCGGCGGGCAGCTCTACCGCAGGCATCGGGCGTGTGCAGACGTTCTCGGCCAAACGCGCCTGCCCGGTGTGCAGTACCAGTTATGCCGAGCTGGACCCGCGCCTGTTCTCCTACAACAGCAAGCACGGCTGGTGCCCCGACTGCGTGGGCACGGGCGTCAAACTGACCAAGGAGCAGCGCAAGGTGTTCGACGACTCGGTGCTGGCCGACGACCAGAAAGGCCGTGAGCAAACCTTTGCCGAACCCGAGGTGGACGACGTGCAGGATGCCGCCTGCCCCACCTGCGAAGGCACGCGCCTCAATGCCACGGCACGCGCCGTGCGTTTTGGCGCCGATGCGGCCACGGGCCACCCGGGCTGGGCCATCACGGATATTGCACGCCTGTCGGTCAGCGACATCCGTGCCTGGGTGCAGCAGCTGGCGCTGAGCGGGCGCGAGGCGGACATCGCACGCGACCTCATCCCCGAGATCAAGGGCCGCCTCGAATTTCTGGAAGAAGTGGGCCTGGGCTACCTCACCCTCGACCGGGGCGCGCCCACGCTCAGCGGTGGCGAGGCCCAGCGCATCCGCCTGGCCGCGCAGCTGGGCAGCAACCTGCAAGGCGTGTGCTACGTGCTCGACGAGCCCACGATTGGCCTGCATGCGCGCGACAACCAGATTTTGCTGCGTGCCCTGCACCAGCTCAGCAGCAAGGGCAACACCCTGGTGGTGGTGGAGCACGACGAAGACACCATCCGCGCGGCCGACCATGTGATCGACATCGGCCCCGGCGCCGGCAAGCGCGGTGGCACGCTGGTGGCGCAAGGCACGGTGCAGGACGTGACCGCTGCCGAGCATTCACAAACGGGCCGCTACCTGCTGCACGCCATGCGCCATCCGCTGCAATTGCGCCGTAGCATGGAAGTGAATGCTCCTAAATTAATAGCTAACAGCGCTTTGCCAGAAAGCGCTGGAGGCCAAAAAGACCTTCAGTCCATCGGGCCCGCCCACTGGCTGGTTGTGCAGGGCGCGTACCTGCACAACCTGCACCAGGTGACGGCCCGCGTGCCGCTGCAGCGCCTGGTGGCGGTGACGGGCGTCAGCGGCTCGGGCAAATCCACGCTGGCGCGCGACGTGCTGCTGGCCAACGTGCAGGCCTGGGTGCAGCAGCGCAGTACCAAGGCCGGGCGCGATGCCATGGATGCGGGCAAGGCTCCTGCGCTGGTGGGTTGCTTGGGTTTATCGGGCTTCGAAACCATCGACCGCGTGCTCGAAGTGGACCAGACGCCGATTGGCAAAACGCCGCGCAGCTGCCCCGCCACCTATATCGGCTTCTGGGACACGGTGCGCAAGCTGTTCGCCGAAACCCTGGAGGCCAAGGCGCGCGGCTATGCCGCAGGGCGCTTCTCCTTCAACACCGGCACGGGCCGCTGCGCCACCTGTGAGGGCCAGGGCATCCGCACCATCGCCATGAGCTTTCTGCCCGACGTGAAAGTGCCCTGCGAAGCCTGCCACGGCGCGCGCTTCAACCCCGAGACCCTGGCCGTCACCTGGCGCGGCAAGAGCATTGGCGACGTGCTGCAGATGGAGGTGGACGAGGCCGTCGCGTTCTTCGCCAGCATGCCCGCCATAGCGCACCCGCTGCAACTGCTCAAGGACGTGGGCCTGGGCTACCTCACGCTGGGCCAGCCCAGCCCCACACTGAGCGGCGGCGAGGCGCAGCGTATCAAGCTCGTGACCGAACTCACCAAGGTGCGCGACGAAATAGGGCGGCGCGGCCAGAAGGCGCCACACACCTTCTATGTGCTGGATGAACCCACCGTGGGCCTGCACATGGCCGACGTGGACAAGCTCATCCGCGTGCTGCACCGGCTGGTCGATGGCGGGCACAGCGTGGTGGTGATCGAGCACGACCTTGATGTCATCGCCGAGGCCGACTGGGTCATCGACCTGGGCCCCGAAGGCGGGCGAGAAGGAGGACGCATCGTGGCCGCGACCACCCCCGAAGCCTTGGTGAGCCTGGGAACGCATACCGGCGTGGCGCTGGCTCCGGTGCTGGCGCGCTGA
- a CDS encoding ABC transporter substrate-binding protein yields MKPWSTLWAGALLVLGLCTTSHAQLLIGQTVGVTGSAAATVKESMGGAALYINHVNAKGGVGGQKVEILTLDDQFDPKLTLANARTLITDKNVLALFMTRGTPHTQGIIGLLDESGVPLIGPSTGAMVLHRPVQKYIFNVRAPYQREVKKAIGHLATLGVQRIGVVHVDDTFGADALAGALAGFQENQQKALFVEKFDRAKPDFSAMAPQVAQQNPQAVIFIGTGSAVVDGIKALRAAGVTGQIVTLSNNASGGFVKALGEHSRGVVVTQVFPSERSVTYPLVREAATLAREAKIDLTPAMLEGFTNAKVLVEALRRAGPNPTRARLHDALESFRKFDLGGLSLSYTADDHSGLDFSDLSIIGPDGHFRR; encoded by the coding sequence ATGAAACCCTGGTCAACATTGTGGGCAGGCGCCCTTCTGGTGCTGGGCCTGTGCACCACCAGCCATGCCCAGTTGCTGATTGGACAGACCGTGGGCGTGACCGGTTCGGCCGCCGCTACCGTGAAGGAATCCATGGGGGGTGCGGCGCTCTATATCAACCACGTCAATGCAAAAGGCGGGGTGGGTGGGCAGAAGGTCGAAATCCTGACGCTCGACGACCAGTTCGACCCCAAGCTCACGCTGGCCAATGCGCGCACGCTGATCACGGACAAGAATGTGCTGGCACTGTTCATGACGCGCGGCACACCGCACACCCAGGGGATCATCGGGCTGCTGGACGAATCGGGGGTACCGCTGATCGGTCCCTCCACCGGGGCCATGGTGCTGCACCGGCCGGTGCAGAAATACATCTTCAACGTACGCGCCCCCTACCAACGCGAGGTGAAAAAGGCCATTGGCCACCTGGCCACGCTGGGGGTGCAGCGCATTGGCGTCGTCCACGTGGACGACACCTTTGGCGCCGACGCCCTGGCCGGTGCATTGGCCGGCTTTCAGGAGAACCAGCAGAAGGCCCTGTTTGTCGAGAAGTTTGACCGCGCCAAGCCCGACTTCAGCGCCATGGCGCCCCAGGTCGCCCAGCAGAACCCGCAGGCGGTGATTTTCATCGGCACCGGGTCGGCGGTAGTGGACGGCATCAAGGCGCTGCGCGCCGCAGGTGTGACGGGACAGATCGTCACGCTGTCGAACAACGCCTCGGGCGGCTTCGTCAAGGCCCTGGGCGAGCACTCACGCGGCGTGGTGGTGACGCAGGTGTTCCCCTCAGAGCGCTCCGTCACCTACCCGCTGGTGCGGGAGGCCGCCACACTGGCGCGTGAGGCCAAGATCGACCTCACGCCCGCCATGCTGGAAGGCTTTACCAACGCCAAGGTACTGGTTGAAGCGCTGCGCCGCGCCGGCCCCAACCCCACACGCGCCCGCCTGCACGATGCGCTGGAGTCGTTCCGCAAGTTCGACCTGGGCGGCCTCTCGCTGAGCTACACCGCAGACGACCATTCGGGCCTGGATTTTTCCGACCTGTCGATCATTGGACCGGACGGACACTTCCGCCGCTGA